A region of Jonquetella anthropi DSM 22815 DNA encodes the following proteins:
- the kdsA gene encoding 3-deoxy-8-phosphooctulonate synthase: protein MSVKISNFSIGDGSPLAVIAGPCALESLELGLQVGGALKEICSRLGLNYIFKASFDKANRTSIHSKRGPGIDQGLEWLGTIKGELDVPVLTDIHESWQAEPVAQVVDVLQIPAFLCRQTDLLVAAAKTGRPVNVKKAQFLAPGDMKSVITKLHEAGNDNVMVCERGTSMGYHQLVVDMRSLPIMRSLGRPVVFDATHCVQMPSGQGDSSGGDRRFTLPLARAAVAIGVDGLFMEVHPKPEEAFSDGPNMVPLSMAERFLTDIATIDRLVRSDLGPVELDWCQK, encoded by the coding sequence ATGTCGGTGAAAATCAGTAATTTTTCGATAGGTGACGGTTCTCCGTTGGCGGTTATTGCCGGCCCTTGTGCGCTGGAATCCTTGGAACTGGGGCTACAAGTCGGCGGGGCTCTGAAGGAGATCTGCTCCCGGCTGGGGCTCAACTACATATTCAAGGCGTCGTTCGACAAGGCGAACCGAACTTCTATTCACAGCAAGCGCGGCCCGGGAATTGACCAAGGGCTGGAATGGCTCGGGACCATCAAGGGAGAGTTGGACGTCCCCGTTTTGACCGATATTCACGAGAGCTGGCAGGCAGAGCCTGTGGCTCAGGTGGTCGACGTCCTTCAAATTCCGGCGTTTCTCTGTCGGCAGACCGACCTTTTGGTTGCTGCGGCTAAGACTGGTCGGCCTGTGAACGTGAAGAAAGCCCAGTTTCTCGCGCCAGGCGATATGAAGTCAGTCATTACGAAACTTCACGAAGCCGGGAACGACAACGTGATGGTCTGCGAGCGGGGAACCTCGATGGGGTATCACCAGCTCGTCGTGGACATGCGGTCGCTTCCAATCATGCGCTCGCTTGGCCGTCCAGTAGTTTTCGACGCGACTCACTGCGTCCAGATGCCCAGCGGACAGGGGGACAGTTCGGGCGGCGACCGGCGTTTTACTCTGCCGCTCGCTCGGGCCGCCGTGGCGATCGGAGTCGACGGCCTGTTCATGGAAGTTCACCCGAAGCCGGAAGAGGCGTTCAGCGACGGGCCGAACATGGTCCCACTTTCCATGGCGGAAAGGTTCTTGACTGATATTGCTACAATCGATCGGCTCGTTCGGTCCGACCTTGGGCCGGTGGAGTTGGACTGGTGCCAGAAATGA
- the lpxK gene encoding tetraacyldisaccharide 4'-kinase yields MSRLLQSYLQYARGEVPGSAWALLRPLSWLTGKLSSARDWMYRHGVKRSMEAPLPVISVGNLTTGGTNKTPFVEYLAKHMVRQGLVCGVVSRGYGGVSRTPLVFRNGRAKRSAVGDEPLLLSNKLKEVVVAVSPDRFVGTEYLARCGCDVAVADDCFQHRRLDRDCDIVLVDATCPFGNGQLLPGGILREKISAISRAHLIVLSKVDQVTDGQLMEIERKLAQYVPLSRVFRSRLRIAQWGNFESGRLAPSDFYPKDKKLAAFSAIGNPHSFLMTLQQAGVRVISSAQFKDHHRFTPSDLNRIAANALRAGACGLTCTEKDTYNLPSGWKPPLPLWVPQVETALEDEDRFWSYLTDCLKPQLVVASNGHGEDAIGAVVAKKLKARLPDAQVVAFPVVGMGSSYRAAGISVVPPPAVTPSGGVVKYRFRDLIGDIRAGLFGHIRAQISCWRKLRYALRTPVCVGDSYMLLHALWGQGRSPLFVATAKTVHISGHMKIERWLYRRNTRMIWTRDDATRQELAENGGSVRFAGNPIMDLAEQVPSMPSLWENGRRILVLPGSRDRAYRDLPLLLDALELVARKAPVSAVLVVASTISTQRLVRAASGWHFDETGSVPSLRKNGLTVKVFSGEVSQAARGAEVLLGLAGTANQICAGLGIPVVSVDEKGKRVQKKLLAGSEILVPKSPVALSDVVLGLLDDPQSMEKMAQIGRSRLGSSGMADDLVNWAAEHLGWERRCQVWRSLQEKREETSKDVGENQ; encoded by the coding sequence ATGAGCCGGCTGCTGCAGTCTTACCTTCAGTACGCCCGAGGGGAGGTTCCCGGCTCGGCGTGGGCCCTCCTCCGTCCGCTCAGCTGGCTTACCGGCAAATTGTCATCCGCGCGTGACTGGATGTACCGTCACGGCGTCAAACGGTCCATGGAGGCGCCGCTTCCGGTTATCAGCGTGGGAAACTTGACCACCGGCGGGACGAACAAGACGCCATTCGTTGAGTATCTGGCCAAGCACATGGTCCGTCAGGGGCTCGTCTGCGGTGTGGTAAGCCGCGGTTACGGTGGGGTGAGCAGAACGCCGCTCGTCTTCCGAAACGGAAGGGCAAAACGTTCGGCAGTCGGCGATGAACCGCTGCTGCTCTCCAATAAGCTGAAAGAAGTGGTCGTGGCCGTCTCGCCTGACCGCTTTGTCGGGACAGAATATCTGGCCCGGTGCGGCTGTGACGTTGCCGTCGCCGACGACTGTTTTCAGCACCGTCGGCTCGACCGAGACTGCGACATCGTCCTCGTCGATGCCACCTGTCCGTTTGGCAACGGACAGCTTCTTCCTGGTGGCATTTTGCGGGAAAAGATCTCGGCGATAAGCCGGGCCCATCTGATTGTGCTGTCTAAGGTTGATCAGGTGACGGACGGCCAGCTCATGGAGATAGAGCGAAAGCTCGCCCAATACGTTCCGTTGAGCCGCGTTTTTCGCTCCCGACTTCGCATTGCCCAGTGGGGAAATTTTGAATCGGGCCGTCTCGCGCCAAGCGACTTTTATCCGAAAGACAAGAAGCTGGCAGCTTTTTCTGCGATCGGCAACCCGCACAGCTTTTTGATGACTCTTCAGCAGGCTGGCGTTCGGGTTATTTCGTCCGCTCAGTTTAAGGACCACCACCGCTTTACGCCCAGTGACCTGAACCGGATTGCCGCCAATGCCCTTCGGGCTGGGGCATGCGGTCTGACCTGCACGGAAAAAGACACGTACAACCTTCCATCCGGGTGGAAACCGCCCCTTCCCCTTTGGGTGCCCCAGGTTGAAACAGCCTTGGAAGACGAGGATCGGTTCTGGTCTTACCTGACCGACTGCCTGAAGCCTCAACTTGTCGTGGCCTCAAATGGGCACGGCGAGGACGCCATCGGGGCGGTGGTGGCAAAAAAGCTGAAAGCCCGGCTCCCTGACGCCCAGGTCGTCGCCTTCCCGGTTGTTGGGATGGGCAGTTCGTACCGGGCGGCTGGGATCTCAGTGGTTCCGCCGCCGGCAGTCACCCCGTCAGGCGGCGTGGTGAAGTACCGCTTCCGGGATCTGATCGGGGATATTCGAGCCGGACTTTTCGGGCACATCAGGGCGCAGATATCCTGTTGGCGAAAGCTTCGGTATGCTCTGCGGACGCCTGTCTGCGTCGGCGACTCGTATATGCTGTTGCACGCCCTGTGGGGACAGGGGCGATCGCCCCTGTTCGTCGCGACGGCGAAGACGGTTCACATCAGCGGACATATGAAAATTGAGCGGTGGCTGTACAGGCGGAACACCCGCATGATCTGGACGAGGGACGACGCGACTCGTCAGGAGCTGGCGGAAAACGGCGGCTCCGTGCGGTTTGCCGGAAACCCGATCATGGATTTGGCGGAACAGGTACCAAGCATGCCCAGTTTGTGGGAAAATGGTCGAAGGATTTTGGTGCTTCCAGGCAGTCGGGACAGGGCATACAGGGATCTTCCCTTGCTGCTTGACGCGCTGGAACTCGTAGCGCGGAAGGCCCCCGTGTCAGCTGTGCTCGTGGTCGCCTCGACTATCTCAACCCAACGTCTTGTGCGCGCTGCCTCAGGGTGGCATTTTGACGAAACGGGATCGGTGCCGTCGCTGAGAAAGAACGGCCTGACGGTGAAGGTCTTTTCCGGCGAGGTCTCTCAGGCAGCCCGCGGGGCAGAAGTCCTTTTGGGACTGGCTGGAACGGCCAATCAAATCTGCGCGGGACTCGGCATTCCCGTCGTCTCGGTGGACGAAAAGGGTAAACGAGTTCAGAAAAAACTTCTCGCCGGATCTGAAATCCTTGTCCCTAAAAGCCCGGTCGCTCTGTCAGATGTGGTTCTTGGGCTGTTGGACGACCCGCAGTCTATGGAGAAAATGGCTCAGATCGGACGGAGTCGCCTCGGTTCGTCCGGAATGGCCGATGACCTGGTGAACTGGGCGGCTGAGCACCTAGGCTGGGAGCGCCGGTGCCAGGTCTGGCGGAGCCTGCAAGAGAAACGAGAGGAGACGTCTAAGGATGTCGGTGAAAATCAGTAA
- a CDS encoding 3-deoxy-D-manno-octulosonic acid transferase, with amino-acid sequence MWLYGALSELVFSGCARLIDRKYTEGLDERHGWYSSRVPRGAVWVHAVSVGEVQSALPLVTCITEEAPELPVLVTTVTQTGAAMVRQLMPNVVHAYYPWDAPSIVSRALGELRPRCYVTMETELWPVMTDRLYRAGIPAFLVNGRISDRSFHSYRRLKFFWGSVLDRYRVIMARDSEDAERFKAICSHPERVIVTGENKTDALLIRRQQEKLPVFDEPDRPIILAGSTHPGEDEIIHEAWLEVKKRCPGARLIIAPRHPERAESVAELFSGCGAVCRFSAPTLGWDVMIVDRIGKLFCLYGTAQAAFVGGTLVPRGGQNVYEPAVWGCPFCLGPSYSDFREPTEELLRLGVCRLVSDASSIAEFFIGALNENLRDKIAESARVFFDGKLGSARRSWQEIDRQMTELKGQWR; translated from the coding sequence ATGTGGCTCTACGGCGCGCTTTCCGAGCTGGTTTTCTCTGGCTGTGCCCGGCTGATTGACCGAAAGTACACCGAAGGTCTGGATGAGCGCCACGGCTGGTATTCGTCCCGGGTGCCCCGCGGCGCTGTGTGGGTTCACGCGGTTTCAGTAGGCGAAGTTCAGTCCGCCTTGCCTCTGGTGACCTGCATCACTGAAGAGGCTCCTGAGTTGCCGGTCTTGGTAACGACGGTTACCCAAACCGGAGCGGCGATGGTTCGCCAGCTCATGCCGAACGTCGTTCACGCCTATTATCCTTGGGACGCTCCGTCTATCGTGTCCCGCGCTCTGGGTGAATTGCGGCCCCGGTGTTATGTCACCATGGAAACGGAACTTTGGCCTGTCATGACGGATCGGCTGTACCGGGCGGGGATTCCTGCCTTTCTCGTGAACGGCCGGATCTCCGACCGAAGTTTTCATTCTTACCGCCGGTTGAAATTTTTTTGGGGATCTGTGCTGGACCGGTATCGGGTGATTATGGCCCGAGATTCGGAGGACGCAGAGCGATTCAAAGCCATTTGTTCTCATCCGGAACGGGTCATCGTGACAGGGGAGAACAAGACTGACGCCCTGCTGATCCGCCGGCAACAGGAAAAGCTGCCAGTCTTTGACGAGCCGGACCGGCCGATCATTTTGGCTGGAAGCACTCATCCCGGCGAGGACGAAATCATTCATGAAGCGTGGCTGGAAGTGAAAAAGCGCTGTCCGGGGGCCCGCTTAATAATCGCGCCACGGCACCCGGAGCGGGCCGAAAGCGTGGCAGAGTTGTTTTCTGGCTGCGGCGCTGTCTGTCGCTTCTCAGCTCCCACTTTAGGCTGGGACGTCATGATCGTCGACAGAATTGGGAAGCTCTTTTGCCTGTACGGGACGGCGCAGGCGGCGTTTGTTGGCGGAACACTCGTTCCCCGCGGCGGTCAGAATGTTTACGAGCCTGCTGTTTGGGGATGCCCGTTTTGCCTTGGTCCCTCCTATTCGGATTTCCGGGAGCCAACGGAAGAGCTGCTTCGGCTCGGCGTTTGCCGTCTCGTCTCCGACGCGTCCAGCATAGCGGAGTTTTTTATCGGCGCCCTGAACGAGAACTTACGGGATAAAATTGCAGAAAGCGCTCGTGTTTTTTTTGATGGGAAACTAGGCTCTGCCAGAAGAAGCTGGCAGGAAATAGACCGACAGATGACCGAACTCAAGGGGCAATGGAGATGA
- a CDS encoding glycosyltransferase, with product MAPLSVVHLLPELESGGVEDHVVALANRQVQDGMSVAVCSNGGRLERRLRPEISAIHLPIHRKNIAVGLRCAASLAKQAKTAGWQLFHAHSRVPAWVAYFASKMSGLPWVATVHAAYSKNAGLWPYRRAGGAICVSQAMASWMEGRLPKRVAVIYNGIDVSGSWEWKNRDRRRNLLFLGRLTKLKGLETLLEGLAGLSQYDWKLDVAGEGPQSSALKDLVRRLNLDGRVSFLGFRNDTERLLSLCDLLVAPSLSEGMGLSVALAARLGTPILASDIPAFRELSRPEGYLVPAGNCEAWRQALEDYFKGAGKISLFSEKSFRTVEQMTDDVSSFYRSIVS from the coding sequence ATGGCTCCCCTCAGCGTAGTTCACCTGCTGCCTGAACTTGAATCCGGCGGCGTTGAAGACCACGTCGTGGCTTTGGCCAACCGGCAGGTTCAGGACGGAATGAGCGTGGCCGTTTGCTCCAACGGCGGCCGGTTGGAACGGCGCCTTCGGCCCGAAATCAGCGCGATTCATCTGCCGATTCACCGGAAAAACATCGCCGTCGGGCTACGGTGCGCCGCGTCTCTTGCCAAGCAGGCCAAGACGGCTGGCTGGCAGCTCTTTCACGCCCATTCCCGCGTTCCCGCGTGGGTCGCCTATTTCGCCTCAAAGATGAGCGGCCTCCCGTGGGTTGCTACGGTTCACGCGGCGTACAGCAAAAACGCCGGTCTGTGGCCTTACCGGCGAGCTGGCGGTGCCATTTGCGTTTCTCAGGCTATGGCCAGCTGGATGGAAGGACGTCTCCCGAAACGAGTCGCTGTCATTTACAATGGCATTGACGTCTCCGGTTCTTGGGAGTGGAAAAACCGGGATCGTCGAAGGAATTTGCTTTTTCTCGGCCGGCTGACCAAGCTCAAGGGCCTTGAAACGCTTCTGGAGGGCCTGGCCGGACTCAGCCAATACGACTGGAAGCTTGATGTGGCTGGCGAAGGCCCTCAGTCAAGCGCCCTGAAAGACCTCGTTCGGCGGCTAAACCTCGACGGCCGGGTGTCTTTTTTAGGGTTTCGGAACGATACTGAACGGCTGCTGTCCCTCTGTGATCTGCTCGTCGCGCCATCCCTTTCAGAGGGCATGGGCCTGTCAGTTGCCTTGGCAGCTCGACTGGGGACGCCGATTCTTGCATCGGATATCCCGGCGTTTCGCGAGCTGAGCCGGCCGGAAGGGTATCTCGTGCCGGCCGGAAACTGCGAGGCTTGGCGCCAAGCTCTTGAGGACTATTTTAAAGGAGCCGGCAAAATATCGCTTTTCAGCGAAAAGTCATTTCGCACGGTGGAGCAGATGACCGACGACGTCAGCTCGTTTTACCGCTCAATAGTATCTTGA
- the kdsB gene encoding 3-deoxy-manno-octulosonate cytidylyltransferase, translating into MIPARWGSTRLPGKPLLDLNGKPVIQHVYERCLQASSLSRVVVATDDERIVKAVKSFGGEAVITSPDHPNGTCRVAEAARGTDCAAVLNVQGDEPTIEPRLIDLLAETIITSDAPMATLAVPIRDGELEDPNVVKVVLDRRSCALYFSRSPIPYQRVKAGVLLHHLGLYAYKTDFLPVYAALEPTPLSEAESLEQLRALEHGYQIAVAVDTLAGPTIGIDVLEDLERARQLLNSR; encoded by the coding sequence GTGATTCCAGCTAGGTGGGGGTCCACCCGCCTGCCCGGGAAACCCCTGCTTGACCTGAACGGCAAGCCGGTGATTCAGCACGTGTATGAGCGGTGTCTTCAGGCGTCCTCACTCAGTCGGGTAGTTGTGGCAACCGACGACGAGCGAATCGTGAAGGCGGTCAAAAGTTTCGGCGGTGAGGCGGTCATCACGTCACCGGACCACCCGAACGGGACCTGCCGGGTCGCCGAGGCAGCCCGCGGAACCGACTGCGCCGCGGTGCTCAACGTTCAAGGGGACGAGCCGACCATCGAACCGAGGCTTATCGACCTGCTGGCCGAGACGATCATCACGTCTGACGCTCCGATGGCAACGTTGGCCGTGCCCATCAGAGACGGCGAGCTGGAGGACCCGAACGTCGTCAAGGTCGTCCTTGACCGGAGAAGCTGTGCGCTGTACTTTAGCCGCAGTCCTATTCCTTACCAGCGGGTAAAAGCAGGCGTCCTGCTGCACCACTTGGGGCTTTACGCTTACAAAACCGATTTCCTGCCCGTCTACGCCGCGCTTGAGCCGACGCCTCTTTCTGAGGCCGAAAGCCTTGAGCAGCTTCGCGCTCTGGAGCACGGCTACCAAATTGCCGTTGCAGTGGATACTCTGGCCGGGCCGACGATCGGAATCGACGTCTTGGAAGATCTGGAACGGGCCCGCCAGCTGTTGAACAGCCGGTAA
- a CDS encoding SIS domain-containing protein — protein MTHVTLPADRTPVQIDDAKLLQVGTSVLREEASELIRAADRMGESLCKAARLVAGCRGRLVVSGMGKSGHVGRKISATLASLGTPSFFVHAAEAAHGDLGMVRQEDAALLISHSGKTAEVVSLAPFFKRLGAPVIAITGDLSSPLAAASDLVLDASVLREADPLNLAPTSSTTLQLAIGDALSSMVTVLRDLKREDFALFHPAGSLGKQLLLRVCDVMGTGDRLPLVRAETTVQSSIFEMTSKGYGATIVVDDQGRLLGIFTDGDLRRLLTKSGIEALNLPVSQVMTHSPLTISGDQLAVQAVRLMEQKEVSVLIVTRGEFPVGIIHLHELLQSGVA, from the coding sequence ATGACCCACGTGACCCTGCCGGCGGACAGGACGCCGGTTCAGATTGACGACGCCAAGTTGCTTCAGGTTGGGACGTCGGTCCTGCGCGAAGAGGCCAGCGAATTGATTCGGGCGGCTGACCGAATGGGAGAGTCCTTGTGCAAGGCGGCCCGTCTGGTTGCCGGCTGTCGGGGAAGGCTGGTCGTTTCCGGCATGGGCAAGTCTGGTCACGTCGGGCGCAAGATATCAGCTACTCTGGCGTCGCTTGGCACGCCGTCGTTTTTCGTCCACGCTGCTGAGGCCGCCCACGGCGACTTGGGCATGGTGCGTCAGGAGGACGCGGCCCTGCTCATCAGCCACAGCGGGAAAACTGCTGAGGTCGTCTCGCTGGCGCCGTTTTTCAAGCGCCTTGGCGCACCGGTGATCGCGATCACTGGAGATCTTTCGTCTCCTTTGGCTGCCGCCAGCGATCTTGTTTTAGACGCGTCGGTGCTTCGGGAAGCCGACCCGCTCAACTTGGCCCCCACCAGCAGCACGACGCTTCAGCTGGCGATCGGCGACGCGCTGAGCAGCATGGTCACAGTGCTGAGAGATCTGAAGCGGGAGGACTTCGCTCTCTTTCACCCGGCGGGCAGCCTAGGCAAGCAGCTGCTGCTTCGGGTCTGTGACGTGATGGGAACAGGCGACCGCCTTCCTCTAGTGCGGGCAGAAACTACCGTTCAGTCGTCGATTTTTGAAATGACCAGCAAGGGCTACGGCGCGACGATCGTCGTCGATGACCAAGGCCGCCTGCTTGGAATTTTTACCGACGGCGACCTGCGACGCCTGCTGACAAAGTCAGGCATTGAAGCGCTAAACTTGCCCGTGTCGCAGGTCATGACCCATTCCCCCCTGACGATCAGCGGCGACCAGCTGGCGGTTCAGGCCGTGCGGCTGATGGAGCAGAAGGAAGTTTCTGTGCTCATCGTGACCCGCGGCGAGTTCCCTGTGGGGATCATTCACCTGCACGAACTGCTCCAGAGCGGAGTCGCGTGA
- a CDS encoding mitochondrial fission ELM1 family protein, whose protein sequence is MTGPNLFVLSDGVRGHLSQTRGIALAIGALHGQIDARELPVPTLSGKQRFSCLKVASRVLPKATQKEAENWLREAQGSGLLEQVRTVTAESETPPLFLSAGSGAAPYCLALSKALAGKSCVVMTPSALGTEPFDMAIVPRHDSARGDNVFVTLGAPNLINKEDLVKQAQTLLLSSPLSRQRAWGVLVGGDDRNYQVTPRWAEKFFPQLFDAARRADVDLYVTTSRRTSELAESAIKDQCEAEPRVRMLLLASADERNPVPGMLGFCDKMFCTEDSVSMISECVTAGVPLAVVPVEHRHGPGSVLQRFAEMLSCIGLYPTEKLWGAPRFRRMIDDFAAQGFLRVLYPEEICGQTLADESLRPAGGVDFNEAKKAAAWVLSRWLPSA, encoded by the coding sequence ATGACCGGGCCGAATTTATTTGTCCTGAGTGACGGCGTCCGCGGGCATTTGTCCCAGACCCGAGGCATTGCCTTGGCGATCGGTGCGCTTCATGGGCAGATTGACGCCCGCGAGCTCCCCGTTCCGACCTTGTCCGGGAAACAGCGTTTTTCCTGCCTCAAGGTCGCCAGCAGAGTTCTCCCGAAGGCAACACAGAAAGAAGCAGAGAACTGGCTTCGGGAGGCCCAAGGAAGCGGGCTGCTGGAGCAAGTCCGAACCGTTACCGCTGAAAGCGAGACGCCGCCGCTTTTTCTATCCGCCGGCAGCGGCGCCGCGCCCTATTGCTTGGCGCTTTCCAAGGCCCTTGCCGGCAAAAGCTGCGTCGTCATGACCCCGTCTGCATTGGGAACCGAACCTTTTGACATGGCAATCGTCCCGCGTCACGACTCGGCCCGGGGTGATAACGTGTTTGTCACCCTTGGCGCGCCAAATCTCATCAATAAGGAAGATTTGGTCAAGCAGGCCCAAACGCTGCTGCTGTCCTCTCCATTGAGCCGTCAGCGCGCGTGGGGAGTTCTTGTCGGCGGCGACGACAGAAATTATCAGGTCACACCCCGGTGGGCTGAAAAGTTTTTCCCTCAGCTGTTTGATGCAGCCCGCCGCGCCGACGTTGACCTTTACGTGACCACGTCGCGCCGCACTTCCGAGCTGGCAGAGTCGGCGATTAAGGACCAGTGCGAAGCAGAACCGCGGGTGAGAATGCTTCTTTTGGCGTCAGCCGACGAGCGTAACCCTGTGCCGGGGATGCTCGGCTTCTGCGACAAGATGTTCTGCACCGAGGACTCGGTGTCGATGATTTCGGAATGCGTGACCGCCGGCGTCCCGTTGGCAGTCGTGCCGGTCGAGCACCGTCACGGCCCTGGAAGCGTTCTCCAACGGTTTGCCGAGATGCTCAGCTGTATCGGTCTTTACCCGACAGAGAAGCTCTGGGGTGCGCCCCGCTTTCGTCGGATGATCGACGATTTTGCGGCGCAGGGGTTCCTTCGGGTCCTTTACCCGGAGGAAATCTGCGGCCAAACACTGGCAGATGAGTCGCTTCGGCCGGCTGGGGGCGTCGATTTTAACGAGGCAAAAAAGGCCGCCGCTTGGGTGCTTTCCCGATGGCTCCCCTCAGCGTAG
- a CDS encoding LarC family nickel insertion protein produces MFLGAMIDLGADRQAIQEGISSLGIPDLRVEAPQTVKGGISGVDVHVTCGGHEDHHHDGKSAGGRECEHRHEGDSEHGYEHDHAHDHHDHSHDHEGDHHHDHGGVEPARAGEAPSRCTSPEHGHEHGHGHEHGHVHRGLNEIRRMISDASLPSRVKDRSIRAFELLAQAEGAVHGKLPEEVHFHEVGAWDSIADVVGSFLAVELLNVDKIVSAPVNLGSGTVCCAHGRMPVPAPATAKLVQGLPVYSAGIPCERTTPTGALILRVLVDSYGPLPAGKIVAEGIGHGDAEPGDPNYLRAVLIEEDAGNSAHELYTTGQVAVLETNLDDLNPQDWPPVVEKLFAAGALDVFLTQLLMKKGRPGIRLTCVARPSDRQRLGEIILQEINTLGVRWRLENRMTLRRGCETFQSSLGPVGVKRAYWGDELLRWSFEFEDVKRLAAEKGLSTGEVRRRLALEFIPGQNE; encoded by the coding sequence ATGTTCCTCGGCGCCATGATCGATTTGGGCGCTGACCGACAGGCCATTCAGGAGGGAATTTCAAGCCTCGGGATCCCCGATTTGCGCGTCGAAGCTCCTCAAACGGTCAAGGGTGGAATCAGCGGCGTCGACGTCCACGTGACCTGCGGCGGGCATGAGGACCATCATCACGACGGCAAGTCAGCTGGAGGCCGCGAGTGTGAGCATCGCCACGAAGGTGACAGCGAGCACGGTTACGAACATGATCATGCTCATGACCACCATGACCACAGTCATGACCATGAGGGGGATCACCACCATGACCATGGCGGCGTCGAACCCGCCCGTGCCGGGGAGGCTCCTTCTCGTTGCACTTCGCCCGAACACGGACATGAACACGGACATGGGCATGAACACGGACACGTCCATCGGGGGCTAAATGAAATACGCCGGATGATTTCCGACGCGTCTCTGCCTTCCCGCGTCAAAGATCGGTCAATTCGGGCGTTTGAACTATTGGCGCAGGCCGAAGGGGCCGTTCACGGCAAGCTGCCGGAGGAAGTTCACTTTCACGAGGTCGGGGCTTGGGACTCGATCGCCGACGTGGTTGGCTCCTTTCTGGCGGTTGAGCTGCTGAACGTCGATAAAATTGTTTCCGCTCCTGTCAATCTTGGAAGCGGGACGGTCTGCTGCGCCCACGGCCGGATGCCGGTCCCCGCTCCGGCCACGGCGAAGCTCGTTCAGGGGCTGCCAGTGTACAGCGCCGGAATTCCCTGCGAGCGGACAACGCCCACCGGCGCGTTGATTCTGCGCGTTCTGGTTGACTCTTACGGCCCCTTGCCAGCTGGCAAAATCGTCGCCGAAGGGATCGGTCACGGCGACGCCGAACCCGGCGATCCGAATTACCTGCGGGCGGTGCTTATTGAGGAAGATGCCGGCAATTCGGCTCACGAACTCTATACAACCGGGCAGGTTGCTGTCTTAGAGACGAACTTGGACGACCTGAACCCTCAGGACTGGCCGCCGGTTGTCGAAAAGCTTTTCGCCGCCGGCGCGCTGGACGTCTTCTTGACTCAGCTCCTGATGAAAAAAGGCCGCCCTGGAATCAGGCTCACCTGCGTGGCCCGTCCATCTGACCGGCAGAGGCTTGGAGAGATCATCCTGCAGGAGATCAACACGCTTGGCGTTCGTTGGCGGCTTGAAAACCGAATGACGCTCCGTCGGGGGTGTGAAACTTTTCAAAGTTCTCTCGGGCCGGTGGGCGTCAAAAGGGCGTACTGGGGCGACGAGCTGCTGCGGTGGAGCTTTGAGTTTGAGGACGTGAAACGCCTCGCTGCCGAAAAAGGCCTTTCAACCGGGGAAGTTCGCCGTCGCTTGGCGTTGGAGTTTATTCCGGGGCAGAACGAATGA